In Ostrinia nubilalis chromosome 12, ilOstNubi1.1, whole genome shotgun sequence, one DNA window encodes the following:
- the LOC135077066 gene encoding MOB kinase activator-like 1 encodes MSFLFGSRSNKTFKPKKNIPEGTHQYDLMRHAAATLGSGNLRLAVMLPEGEDLNEWVAVNTVDFFNQINMLYGTITEFCTEESCAVMSAGPKYEYHWADGHTVKKPIKCSAPKYIDYLMTWAQDQLDDETLFPSKIGVPFPKNFLSMAKTILKRLFRVYAHIYHQHFPEVVQLGEEAHLNTSFKHFIFFVQEFNLIERRELAPLQELIEKLTAKEAR; translated from the exons atgagttttttatt CGGGAGCCGGTCGAACAAGACCTTCAAGCCGAAGAAGAACATTCCTGAAGGCACGCACCAGTACGACCTGATGCGGCACGCGGCGGCCACGCTGGGCTCCGGCAACCTGCGCCTCGCCGTCATGCTGCCCGAGGGCGAGGACCTCAACGAGTGGGTCGCCGTCAACA CGGTGGACTTCTTCAACCAGATAAATATGTTGTACGGCACCATCACGGAGTTCTGCACCGAGGAGTCGTGCGCGGTGATGTCTGCGGGGCCCAAGTACGAGTACCACTGGGCGGACGGCCACACCGTCAAGAAGCCCATCAAGTGCTCCGCTCCCAAGTACATCGACTACCTCATGACTTGGGCGCAGGACCAGCTTGATGATGAAACACTTTTCCCTTCAAAAATTG GCGTCCCGTTCCCCAAGAACTTCCTGTCGATGGCGAAGACGATCCTGAAGCGGCTGTTCCGCGTGTACGCGCACATCTACCACCAGCACTTCCCCGAGGTGGTGCAGCTGGGCGAGGAGGCGCACCTCAACACCTCCTTCAAGCACTTCATCTTCTTCGTGCAG GAGTTCAACCTGATCGAGCGGCGTGAGCTGGCGCCGCTGCAGGAGCTCATCGAGAAGCTGACGGCCAAGGAGGCGCGATGA